A region from the Sandaracinus amylolyticus genome encodes:
- a CDS encoding fatty acid desaturase family protein, with translation MNVIATTLTTLPFAQFKRSPNFYFVYDAAYLVCALAFVAALHAIGWRSPVQEFAWWLPLLLPIATYVVIMAHVFIHNASHGNFPKSINRIVGEICGVVVLTKFASWEIVHRRHHRYSDDPERDPHPAERHYWRYAINTLINVEKQLQQQYFDLYGDTPETRRHEKIRSALSFISGVALIFGWLTLLGAPVFFVLYLPAFFFAALFVIFFNWAGHNAHEADGPIEPANLDHGIFWILNRIFFGIFYHGNHHKMAMLFNPMHMPVRARSESTAHGERDEAEAA, from the coding sequence GTGAACGTCATCGCCACCACGCTCACCACGCTGCCCTTCGCGCAATTCAAGCGCTCTCCGAACTTCTACTTCGTCTACGACGCCGCCTACCTCGTGTGCGCGCTCGCCTTCGTCGCGGCGCTGCACGCGATCGGCTGGCGCTCGCCGGTCCAGGAGTTCGCGTGGTGGCTCCCGCTGCTGCTGCCGATCGCGACCTACGTCGTGATCATGGCGCACGTGTTCATCCACAACGCGTCGCACGGGAACTTCCCGAAGTCGATCAACCGCATCGTCGGTGAGATCTGCGGCGTCGTCGTGCTGACGAAGTTCGCGTCGTGGGAGATCGTCCACCGCCGGCACCACCGCTACTCCGACGATCCCGAGCGCGATCCGCACCCCGCCGAGCGGCACTACTGGCGCTACGCGATCAACACGCTCATCAACGTCGAGAAGCAGCTCCAGCAGCAGTACTTCGATCTCTACGGCGACACGCCGGAGACGCGTCGCCACGAGAAGATCCGCTCCGCGCTCTCGTTCATCAGCGGCGTCGCGCTGATCTTCGGCTGGCTCACGCTGCTCGGCGCGCCGGTGTTCTTCGTGCTGTACCTGCCCGCGTTCTTCTTCGCGGCGCTCTTCGTGATCTTCTTCAACTGGGCCGGGCACAACGCGCACGAGGCGGACGGCCCGATCGAGCCCGCGAACCTCGATCACGGGATCTTCTGGATCCTCAATCGGATCTTCTTCGGCATCTTCTATCACGGCAATCACCACAAGATGGCGATGCTGTTCAACCCGATGCACATGCCCGTCCGCGCGCGCAGCGAGTCGACCGCGCACGGCGAGCGCGACGAGGCGGAAGCCGCCTGA
- a CDS encoding alpha/beta hydrolase, which yields MRRNVVRGAIALCVLSVLWAGSGIGAAVALTRRARARFEEPTPDGARALRLRASDGVAIGAWELQGGDGAAIVVTHGNGSARSAMIEEAQALASRGHDVLAISVRAHGDSEGDVNDVGWSARRDVIAAVQHLEREEPSRPVVLLGASLGAAASVFAAAELGARVDGLVLVAPYADLRDAVARRTERYLPPLLDGLAYGALLLGARVVMPELDRIRPEASARAIDRDVPVLVFAGGADRRAPIDDARRITRALSRARIVAIEGADHEEMVARSFERIPEIEALLHDALARRATR from the coding sequence ATGCGACGCAACGTGGTGCGAGGCGCGATCGCGCTGTGCGTGCTCTCGGTGCTCTGGGCAGGCAGCGGGATCGGCGCGGCCGTGGCGCTGACACGGCGCGCGCGGGCGCGGTTCGAGGAGCCGACGCCGGACGGCGCGCGAGCGCTGCGGCTGCGTGCGTCGGACGGTGTCGCGATCGGTGCGTGGGAGCTCCAGGGCGGCGACGGCGCCGCGATCGTGGTGACGCACGGGAACGGCAGCGCGCGCTCCGCGATGATCGAGGAAGCACAGGCGCTCGCGTCGCGCGGGCACGACGTGCTCGCGATCAGCGTGCGCGCGCACGGCGACTCGGAGGGCGACGTCAACGACGTCGGATGGAGCGCGCGGCGCGACGTGATCGCGGCGGTGCAGCACCTCGAGCGCGAGGAGCCCTCGCGGCCGGTCGTGCTGCTCGGCGCGTCGCTCGGCGCCGCGGCGTCGGTGTTCGCGGCGGCGGAGCTCGGCGCGCGCGTGGACGGGCTCGTGCTGGTCGCGCCGTATGCCGATCTGCGCGACGCCGTCGCGCGGCGCACCGAGCGATATCTGCCGCCGCTCCTCGACGGTCTCGCGTATGGCGCGCTGCTCCTCGGTGCCCGCGTCGTCATGCCCGAGCTCGATCGCATCCGCCCGGAGGCGAGCGCGCGCGCGATCGATCGCGACGTGCCGGTGCTCGTCTTCGCGGGGGGCGCGGATCGGCGCGCGCCGATCGACGACGCGCGACGCATCACGCGCGCGCTCTCTCGCGCGCGCATCGTCGCGATCGAGGGCGCGGATCACGAGGAGATGGTCGCGCGCTCGTTCGAGCGGATCCCGGAGATCGAGGCGTTGCTCCACGACGCGCTTGCTCGTCGCGCGACGCGTTGA
- a CDS encoding PrsW family intramembrane metalloprotease, protein MHPQHSPAPVAPGHANRSLPSTHIEDPYRTRKIVGGILWLLGQIVGLALLVMLFVLLPALSANPGQAFFGMAVGASLAFPAMCVYLTFPRLLDRYDPEPFYALALCLLWGACAACGFSALINSGVDAAVASVAGAEWGNTVGAVVSAPLVEEFWKGIAVVGVFYFLRNEFDGVVDGIIYATFTAIGFAATENVIYYANALSEDPQALAFTFVIRGVIAPWGHPLYTSMTGIGLGIARESHRTWVKLLAPLMGYGGAVFLHALWNGSATLADAMGASGIFLLLLPLWLVFVAAFVIIVMVLVVRRGRIIREHLLDEVALGHLSQKELDLVCSAFGGLVAWFRKGGKGTEFVRAVARLGLSKWHTARAVRGQNKTFSMDFILPLRAKIRELRAQGASPA, encoded by the coding sequence ATGCACCCGCAGCACTCGCCGGCGCCGGTCGCTCCCGGTCACGCGAATCGCTCGCTGCCGAGCACGCACATCGAGGACCCGTACCGCACGCGCAAGATCGTCGGCGGGATCCTGTGGTTGCTCGGGCAGATCGTCGGCTTGGCGCTGCTGGTGATGCTCTTCGTGCTCCTGCCCGCGCTCTCGGCGAACCCCGGGCAGGCGTTCTTCGGCATGGCGGTCGGCGCGTCGCTCGCGTTCCCGGCGATGTGCGTCTACCTGACGTTCCCGCGCCTGCTCGATCGCTACGACCCCGAGCCGTTCTACGCGCTCGCTCTGTGTCTGCTCTGGGGCGCGTGCGCGGCGTGCGGCTTCTCGGCGCTGATCAACTCGGGCGTCGACGCGGCGGTCGCGTCGGTCGCGGGCGCCGAGTGGGGCAACACCGTGGGCGCGGTCGTGTCCGCGCCGCTCGTCGAGGAGTTCTGGAAGGGCATCGCCGTCGTCGGCGTCTTCTACTTCCTGCGCAACGAGTTCGACGGCGTCGTCGACGGGATCATCTACGCGACGTTCACCGCGATCGGCTTCGCCGCGACCGAGAACGTCATCTACTACGCGAACGCGCTGAGCGAGGACCCGCAGGCGCTCGCGTTCACGTTCGTCATCCGCGGCGTGATCGCGCCGTGGGGCCACCCGCTCTACACGTCGATGACGGGCATCGGGCTCGGCATCGCGCGCGAGAGCCACCGCACCTGGGTGAAGCTGCTCGCGCCGCTGATGGGCTACGGCGGCGCCGTGTTCCTCCACGCGCTGTGGAACGGCTCGGCGACGCTCGCCGACGCGATGGGCGCGTCGGGCATCTTCCTGCTGCTCCTGCCGCTCTGGCTCGTCTTCGTCGCGGCGTTCGTGATCATCGTGATGGTCCTCGTGGTGCGGCGCGGTCGGATCATCCGCGAGCACCTGCTCGACGAGGTCGCGCTCGGGCACCTCTCGCAGAAGGAGCTCGACCTCGTGTGCTCCGCGTTCGGCGGGCTCGTCGCGTGGTTCCGCAAGGGCGGCAAGGGCACGGAGTTCGTGCGCGCGGTCGCGCGCCTCGGGCTCTCGAAGTGGCACACCGCGCGCGCGGTCCGCGGTCAGAACAAGACGTTCTCGATGGACTTCATCCTCCCGCTGCGCGCGAAGATCCGCGAGCTGCGCGCGCAGGGCGCCTCGCCCGCCTGA
- the ybgF gene encoding tol-pal system protein YbgF translates to MRHRRLLAVAALLVGCGGAPAAASSSTTAEARADEERIRALEADLASQRAEVQDLRTELEATRTVPRDTVTIGGDRTRLDTAAISPEIHVEIEPGGDDERAPEGEAMSAGARLVLRLYGPPRAAIPGPAAPPIVPPPPEIAALGRLPVMTTPEVPAIPDHPVIVAPRVDPEPREDDPIVRTYRAALALVEARRWDDALASLRAFADAHPSHPYADNALFWQGEIAFARREYRRAIELWSALLVRYPEGNKVPDALLRIGVSYERLGDLERAREHFRRVREQYPDSVAARLASREET, encoded by the coding sequence ATGCGCCATCGCCGTCTGCTCGCCGTCGCCGCGCTCCTCGTGGGGTGCGGGGGCGCGCCTGCCGCTGCATCGTCGTCGACGACGGCGGAGGCGCGCGCGGACGAGGAGCGCATCCGCGCGCTCGAGGCCGACCTCGCGTCGCAGCGCGCCGAGGTCCAGGACCTGCGCACCGAGCTCGAGGCCACGCGCACCGTCCCGCGCGACACCGTGACGATCGGCGGCGATCGCACGCGCCTCGACACCGCCGCGATCTCGCCCGAGATCCACGTCGAGATCGAGCCCGGCGGCGACGACGAGCGCGCGCCCGAGGGCGAGGCGATGTCCGCCGGCGCGCGACTGGTGCTGCGCCTCTACGGTCCTCCGCGCGCCGCGATCCCCGGGCCCGCCGCGCCCCCGATCGTGCCGCCGCCTCCCGAGATCGCCGCGCTCGGACGTCTCCCCGTGATGACGACGCCCGAGGTCCCCGCGATCCCCGATCACCCGGTGATCGTCGCGCCGCGCGTCGACCCCGAGCCGCGCGAGGACGATCCGATCGTGCGCACGTACCGCGCCGCGCTCGCGCTCGTCGAGGCGCGCCGCTGGGACGACGCGCTCGCGAGCCTGCGCGCGTTCGCCGACGCGCATCCATCGCATCCCTACGCGGACAACGCGCTCTTCTGGCAGGGCGAGATCGCCTTCGCGCGCCGCGAGTACCGGCGCGCGATCGAGCTCTGGAGCGCGCTCCTCGTCCGTTACCCCGAGGGCAACAAGGTGCCCGACGCGCTCCTGCGCATCGGCGTGTCCTACGAGCGCCTCGGCGACCTCGAGCGTGCGCGCGAGCACTTCCGCCGCGTGCGCGAGCAGTACCCCGACAGCGTCGCGGCGCGCTTGGCGTCGCGGGAGGAAACGTGA
- the hemB gene encoding porphobilinogen synthase, with the protein MSTFGAFPRTRLRRNRRDAWSRRLVRESHLSASDLIWPVFVHEAPEAETPIVSMPGVARHSIDHLVSVSRRAYDAGVPAIAVFPVIDPAKKTLDGEEAINPENLVCRAVRAVKEACPELGVICDVALDPFTTHGQDGLVRDGYVVNDETVAVLEQQAVVQADAGCDVIAPSDMMDGRIGRVRDALDRAGHQKVRVLSYAAKYASAFYGPFRDAVGSKGNLGKGDKRTYQMDPANLDEAMREVALDLEEGADMVMVKPGMPYLDVIRRIKDEFGAPTFAYQVSGEYAMMRAAAQNGWLDWDRVIVESLVSFKRAGADAILTYAALEVAERLARDPYERS; encoded by the coding sequence ATGAGCACGTTCGGCGCGTTCCCCCGCACCCGGCTTCGCCGCAACCGTCGCGACGCGTGGAGCCGCCGCCTCGTGCGCGAGTCGCACCTCTCGGCGAGCGATCTGATCTGGCCGGTGTTCGTGCACGAAGCGCCCGAGGCCGAGACGCCGATCGTGTCGATGCCCGGCGTCGCGCGTCACTCGATCGATCACCTCGTGAGCGTCTCGCGTCGCGCGTACGACGCGGGCGTTCCTGCGATCGCCGTGTTCCCGGTGATCGACCCCGCGAAGAAGACGCTCGACGGCGAAGAGGCGATCAACCCCGAGAACCTCGTGTGCCGCGCGGTGCGTGCCGTGAAGGAAGCGTGCCCCGAGCTCGGCGTGATCTGCGACGTCGCGCTCGATCCCTTCACCACGCACGGCCAGGACGGCCTCGTGCGCGACGGGTACGTGGTCAACGACGAGACCGTCGCGGTGCTCGAGCAGCAGGCGGTCGTGCAGGCCGACGCGGGCTGCGACGTGATCGCGCCCTCGGACATGATGGACGGCCGCATCGGTCGCGTGCGCGACGCGCTCGATCGCGCGGGGCACCAGAAAGTGCGCGTGCTCTCGTACGCCGCGAAGTACGCCTCCGCGTTCTACGGCCCGTTCCGCGACGCGGTCGGCAGCAAGGGCAACCTCGGCAAGGGCGACAAGCGCACCTACCAGATGGATCCCGCGAACCTCGACGAGGCGATGCGCGAGGTCGCGCTCGATCTCGAGGAGGGCGCCGACATGGTCATGGTCAAGCCGGGCATGCCGTACCTCGACGTGATCCGCCGCATCAAGGACGAATTCGGCGCGCCGACGTTCGCGTACCAGGTGAGCGGCGAGTACGCGATGATGCGCGCCGCCGCGCAGAACGGCTGGCTCGACTGGGATCGCGTGATCGTCGAGAGCCTCGTCTCGTTCAAGCGCGCGGGCGCGGACGCGATCCTCACCTACGCCGCGCTCGAGGTCGCCGAGCGCCTCGCGCGCGATCCCTACGAGCGGAGCTGA
- a CDS encoding carboxypeptidase-like regulatory domain-containing protein, whose amino-acid sequence MHKGGALVAGTLSLLVAACGDGGGTTPPVDGSVPLVGDDAAVTTPPPPPPPPPGPIDCAAGGVASFSGTVQALADRAAIAGARVCVLEHPEIPCATTNAAGFYLLACAPIGDAAISFEADGFASGVWLWRGVAGDPTDLSVLLARNSENTGYLSPTGVTYPDGSSALVTIDANGAVEGLTARLRSGSGHGAFYSADDGGRIDPSATFLEDESELVFFVARPWEGWSELEIELVAPGRTCSQTDGAWQARDGAVNAVRVPVRPDTETVIWITCE is encoded by the coding sequence ATGCACAAGGGTGGGGCGCTGGTCGCGGGAACGCTCTCGTTGCTCGTCGCCGCGTGCGGCGACGGCGGCGGGACGACACCGCCAGTCGATGGCTCGGTGCCGCTCGTCGGCGACGACGCGGCGGTGACCACACCGCCACCGCCGCCTCCACCGCCGCCGGGGCCGATCGACTGCGCGGCGGGCGGGGTCGCGTCGTTCTCGGGCACGGTGCAGGCGCTCGCGGATCGCGCGGCGATCGCGGGCGCGCGGGTCTGCGTGCTCGAGCACCCCGAGATCCCGTGCGCGACGACGAACGCCGCGGGCTTCTATCTCCTCGCGTGCGCGCCGATCGGCGACGCGGCGATCTCGTTCGAGGCCGACGGCTTCGCGAGCGGCGTGTGGCTCTGGCGCGGCGTCGCCGGGGACCCGACGGATCTCTCGGTGCTGCTCGCGCGCAACAGCGAGAACACCGGATACCTCTCGCCGACCGGCGTGACGTACCCCGACGGGTCGAGCGCGCTCGTGACGATCGACGCGAACGGCGCCGTCGAGGGCCTGACCGCGCGGCTGCGATCCGGCAGCGGTCACGGCGCGTTCTACAGCGCGGACGACGGAGGCCGGATCGATCCCTCCGCCACGTTTCTCGAGGACGAGAGCGAGCTCGTGTTCTTCGTCGCGCGCCCGTGGGAGGGCTGGAGCGAGCTCGAGATCGAGCTCGTCGCGCCGGGACGCACGTGCTCGCAGACCGACGGCGCATGGCAGGCGCGCGATGGCGCGGTGAACGCGGTGCGGGTGCCGGTGCGGCCGGACACCGAGACCGTGATCTGGATCACCTGCGAGTGA
- a CDS encoding acetyl-CoA carboxylase carboxyltransferase subunit alpha → MAHLDFEKPIVELEDRIRELKLYGVREQGFESELRKLEERVTTLQKEIYDELSVWQKVQLSRHPDRPYFLDYLERLFDDVVELHGDRAFSDDPAIVSGFARLDGKSVAVIGHQKGRTTKEKLRRNFGMAHPEGYRKAMRIMEMADRFRRPVLTFIDTPGAYPGIGAEERGQSEAIGQSLLVMSRLRVPVIATVIGEGGSGGALALGVANRVLMMQFATYSVITPEGCASILWRDGTRAAEAAVQLKLLAGNARELGVVDEVVTEPTGGAHRDPDDAARRLGASLRRHLAELGAMDGAALVEQRYRKFRAMGVMHSLSPTDS, encoded by the coding sequence ATGGCCCATCTGGATTTCGAGAAGCCCATCGTCGAGCTCGAGGATCGTATCCGTGAGCTCAAGCTCTACGGCGTGCGCGAGCAGGGGTTCGAGTCGGAGCTCCGCAAGCTCGAGGAGCGCGTCACCACGCTGCAGAAGGAGATCTACGACGAGCTCTCCGTCTGGCAGAAGGTCCAGCTCAGCCGACACCCCGATCGCCCGTATTTCCTCGACTATCTCGAGCGCCTCTTCGACGACGTCGTCGAGCTCCACGGCGATCGCGCGTTCTCCGACGATCCGGCGATCGTCTCCGGGTTCGCGCGCCTCGACGGCAAGAGCGTCGCGGTGATCGGCCACCAGAAGGGCCGCACCACGAAGGAGAAGCTGCGCCGCAACTTCGGCATGGCGCACCCCGAGGGTTATCGGAAGGCGATGCGCATCATGGAGATGGCGGATCGCTTCCGCCGCCCGGTGCTCACGTTCATCGACACGCCCGGCGCGTACCCCGGCATCGGCGCGGAGGAGCGCGGGCAGAGCGAGGCGATCGGACAGTCGCTCCTCGTGATGTCGCGCCTCCGCGTGCCGGTGATTGCCACGGTGATCGGCGAGGGCGGATCGGGCGGCGCGCTCGCGCTCGGCGTCGCGAACCGCGTGCTGATGATGCAGTTCGCGACGTATTCCGTGATCACGCCCGAGGGCTGCGCGTCGATCCTCTGGCGCGACGGAACGCGCGCGGCCGAGGCCGCGGTGCAGCTCAAGCTGCTCGCGGGCAACGCGCGCGAGCTCGGGGTCGTCGACGAGGTCGTCACCGAGCCGACCGGCGGCGCCCACCGCGATCCCGACGACGCGGCGCGGCGCCTCGGCGCGTCGCTGCGGCGCCACCTCGCGGAGCTCGGCGCGATGGACGGCGCTGCCCTCGTGGAGCAGCGCTATCGCAAGTTCCGCGCGATGGGCGTGATGCACTCCCTCTCGCCGACGGACAGCTGA
- a CDS encoding succinylglutamate desuccinylase/aspartoacylase domain-containing protein, translating into MARLSAGLHELAPNVYAHVFDANAPGPTALVQAGIHGDEIAGVHALEELLEDGIRPARGRLIVVPVMNPAAYRARVRACPPRRDWAGLDLNRQFPGDGAAPEREKRLARTFMDLVVEERPAMVCTLHESQKRYHPDVKPSFGQTLVYGVDPMPATIGRVVDRLNASRASDDEHWAPQYYPVATSSTEVIVDAIGCLGVCVETWMGFDLARRVAMQREVVRLLLDDVGVLPFSPGEQA; encoded by the coding sequence ATGGCCCGGCTCTCCGCAGGTCTCCACGAGCTCGCTCCGAACGTCTACGCCCACGTCTTCGACGCGAACGCCCCCGGGCCCACCGCGCTCGTGCAGGCAGGCATCCACGGCGACGAGATCGCCGGCGTGCACGCGCTCGAGGAGCTGCTCGAGGACGGCATCCGCCCCGCACGCGGCCGCCTGATCGTCGTGCCGGTGATGAACCCCGCTGCGTACCGCGCGCGTGTCCGCGCGTGCCCTCCGCGAAGAGATTGGGCAGGCCTCGATCTCAACCGACAGTTCCCCGGCGACGGCGCCGCGCCCGAGCGCGAGAAGCGCCTCGCGCGAACGTTCATGGATCTCGTGGTCGAGGAGCGCCCCGCGATGGTGTGCACGCTCCACGAGAGCCAGAAGCGCTACCACCCCGACGTGAAGCCCTCGTTCGGCCAGACCCTCGTCTACGGCGTCGATCCGATGCCCGCGACGATCGGCCGCGTCGTCGATCGTCTCAACGCATCGCGCGCCTCCGACGACGAGCACTGGGCGCCGCAGTACTACCCGGTCGCGACCTCGTCGACCGAGGTGATCGTCGACGCGATCGGCTGTCTCGGCGTCTGCGTCGAGACGTGGATGGGCTTCGATCTCGCGCGCCGTGTCGCGATGCAGCGCGAGGTCGTGCGCCTCCTGCTCGACGACGTCGGCGTCCTCCCCTTCAGCCCCGGAGAACAGGCATGA
- a CDS encoding FKBP-type peptidyl-prolyl cis-trans isomerase yields MNGTHGIRALSIALALAGASTAALSACDRDEPQFRPSSSEGAAAHGDPHAARDPHAARDPHADPHADPHARAARPEPEEPEGLPAPADVAAAPADAERTASGLASKVVQRGTGSDHPGPRDRVTVHYTGWTTDGRMFDSSVTRGEPATFPLDRVIPGWTEGVQLMVQGEKRRFWIPANLAYEGRPGPQGTLVFDVELLSFERAPEPPAVPEDVAEAPRTAQRTASGLASRVLRPGTGTRHPSETSRVEVHYSGWTTDGQMFDSSVTRGQPAQFPLNRVIPGWTEGVQLMVEGEKRRFWIPASLAYEGRPGPQGTLVFDVELLRILD; encoded by the coding sequence ATGAACGGCACGCACGGGATCCGCGCCCTCTCCATCGCTCTCGCGCTCGCTGGTGCGAGCACCGCCGCGCTCTCCGCGTGCGATCGCGACGAGCCGCAGTTCCGCCCCTCGAGCAGCGAAGGCGCGGCCGCGCACGGCGATCCGCACGCCGCGCGCGACCCGCATGCGGCGCGCGATCCGCACGCCGATCCGCATGCCGATCCGCACGCGCGCGCCGCGCGTCCCGAGCCCGAGGAGCCCGAGGGCCTGCCCGCGCCCGCCGACGTCGCCGCTGCGCCCGCGGATGCCGAGCGCACCGCGTCGGGCCTCGCGTCGAAGGTCGTCCAGCGCGGCACCGGCAGCGATCACCCCGGCCCGCGCGATCGCGTGACCGTCCACTACACCGGCTGGACCACCGACGGCCGCATGTTCGACAGCTCGGTGACCCGCGGCGAGCCCGCGACGTTCCCGCTCGATCGCGTCATCCCCGGCTGGACCGAGGGCGTGCAGCTGATGGTGCAGGGCGAGAAGCGCCGCTTCTGGATCCCCGCGAACCTCGCGTACGAAGGTCGCCCCGGCCCGCAGGGCACGCTCGTGTTCGACGTCGAGCTGCTCTCGTTCGAGCGCGCGCCCGAGCCGCCCGCGGTCCCCGAGGACGTCGCAGAAGCGCCGCGCACCGCGCAGCGCACCGCGTCGGGCCTCGCGTCGCGCGTCCTGCGTCCCGGCACCGGCACGCGTCATCCCAGCGAGACGAGCCGGGTCGAGGTCCACTACAGCGGCTGGACCACCGACGGCCAGATGTTCGACAGCTCCGTCACCCGCGGTCAGCCCGCGCAGTTCCCGCTGAACCGCGTCATTCCCGGCTGGACCGAGGGCGTGCAGCTGATGGTCGAGGGCGAGAAGCGTCGCTTCTGGATCCCCGCGAGCCTCGCGTACGAAGGACGCCCCGGGCCCCAGGGCACGCTCGTGTTCGACGTGGAGCTGCTCCGCATCCTCGACTGA
- a CDS encoding fatty acid desaturase family protein: MSVVSATEEHAQAKPARRAEETWLLHHRADRRQIGIVVVYWALLFSMWLVPACRNVVFLALACYFSFLNAVVIHNHLHKGIFKSKTLNRAFRCVLSFGSLYPASANIASHNLVHHHFDDDGQPDWADPYEYYQRTARFSWPLLNLIHFPNVVGPNTFNGVSRWATTTRQKDFRRQYLIEQVFAFGLTGVLFALDFWTTLFFILIPQLWGARGILRINLIQHDGCDTKSEWNHSRNFVGRFFNWIMCNNGYHTIHHNRAGLHWSVLHEVHRKECAGRVDPALDEPSMTWYLVRTFVLGMSRSIDRDAAQQRETEIAAVLAPRAERLAEAEAASLAE; this comes from the coding sequence ATGTCGGTCGTGAGCGCCACCGAGGAGCACGCCCAGGCGAAGCCGGCGCGCCGCGCAGAAGAAACCTGGCTCCTGCACCACCGCGCGGATCGACGGCAGATCGGGATCGTCGTCGTCTACTGGGCGCTGCTCTTCTCGATGTGGCTCGTGCCCGCGTGCCGCAACGTCGTCTTCCTCGCGCTCGCTTGTTACTTCTCGTTCCTCAACGCGGTGGTGATCCACAACCACCTGCACAAAGGCATCTTCAAGTCGAAGACGCTCAACCGCGCGTTCCGCTGCGTGCTGAGCTTCGGCAGCCTGTATCCGGCGAGCGCGAACATCGCGTCGCACAACCTCGTCCATCATCACTTCGACGACGACGGACAGCCGGACTGGGCGGATCCCTACGAGTACTACCAGCGCACCGCGCGCTTCTCGTGGCCGCTCCTGAACCTGATCCACTTCCCGAACGTCGTCGGGCCCAACACGTTCAACGGCGTCTCGCGCTGGGCCACGACCACGCGCCAGAAGGACTTCCGCCGTCAGTACCTGATCGAGCAGGTGTTCGCGTTCGGGCTCACCGGCGTGCTCTTCGCGCTCGACTTCTGGACGACGCTGTTCTTCATCCTGATCCCGCAGCTCTGGGGCGCGCGCGGGATCCTGCGCATCAACCTGATCCAGCACGACGGCTGCGACACGAAGAGCGAGTGGAACCACTCGCGCAACTTCGTCGGCCGCTTCTTCAACTGGATCATGTGCAACAACGGCTATCACACGATCCATCACAACCGCGCGGGGCTGCACTGGTCGGTGCTGCACGAGGTGCATCGCAAGGAGTGCGCGGGCCGCGTCGATCCCGCGCTCGACGAGCCGAGCATGACTTGGTACCTCGTGCGCACCTTCGTGCTCGGCATGTCGCGCTCGATCGATCGCGATGCGGCCCAGCAGCGCGAGACGGAGATCGCCGCGGTGCTCGCGCCGCGCGCGGAGCGTCTCGCGGAGGCCGAGGCCGCGAGCCTCGCGGAGTGA